One window of Streptomyces sp. NBC_00273 genomic DNA carries:
- a CDS encoding aspartate aminotransferase family protein translates to METKDVTEHIYYPVSDYKMARGEGVYLYDEDGKSYLDCASATFNLSLGYSHPAVVAAMKEQLDKLVHITSSYQSDPVNGLVQRLVEVSPDNLTKVHPKVSGGSAANEGAIKMAQMATGKSEVITLFRSHVGQTMMMTSMSGNAFRREPFPNIFPGSLQVPDPYCFRCFYGQKEGSCGMMCVDRLEDFVDYASSGRVAAVLIEPISGNGGNIVPPDGYMQKLRAFCDEQNIALIFDEIQTGIGRTGHMFAAQYFDVEPDAITTAKGLGGSGAQVAAIITNERLAGLPANHHSFTYGANLLAAAAANATLDIVRQPEFLANVTRTGDYIMQRLDDMKRRYPQIVDVRGVGLMIGFEIAEADGKPAVKLTNHLATKAMDHGLILRTSRYGYGNVLKIRPPLILTMDQAEEICDKLENLFLAELAR, encoded by the coding sequence ATGGAAACCAAGGACGTTACCGAGCACATCTATTACCCCGTCAGCGATTACAAGATGGCGCGGGGTGAGGGCGTCTACCTCTACGACGAGGACGGCAAGAGCTACCTCGACTGCGCGTCGGCGACCTTCAACCTGAGCCTGGGATACTCCCACCCGGCCGTCGTCGCCGCGATGAAGGAGCAGCTCGACAAGCTGGTCCACATCACCTCCTCCTACCAGAGCGATCCGGTCAACGGCCTGGTCCAGCGGCTGGTCGAGGTCTCCCCGGACAACCTGACGAAGGTGCACCCCAAGGTCTCCGGCGGCTCCGCCGCCAACGAGGGCGCCATCAAGATGGCCCAGATGGCCACCGGCAAGTCCGAGGTCATCACGCTGTTCCGCAGCCACGTGGGACAGACGATGATGATGACGTCGATGTCCGGCAACGCGTTCCGCCGCGAGCCGTTCCCCAACATCTTCCCCGGCAGTCTCCAGGTCCCCGACCCGTACTGCTTCCGCTGCTTCTACGGGCAGAAGGAGGGCTCCTGCGGGATGATGTGCGTGGACCGGCTGGAGGACTTCGTCGACTACGCCAGCTCCGGCCGGGTAGCCGCCGTACTCATCGAGCCGATATCCGGAAACGGCGGCAACATCGTCCCGCCGGACGGGTACATGCAGAAACTGCGCGCCTTCTGCGACGAGCAGAACATCGCCCTCATATTCGACGAGATCCAGACGGGCATCGGCCGCACCGGCCACATGTTCGCGGCCCAGTACTTCGACGTCGAACCCGACGCCATCACCACCGCCAAGGGCCTCGGCGGATCGGGCGCGCAGGTCGCCGCCATCATCACCAACGAGCGGCTCGCCGGCCTCCCCGCGAACCACCACTCGTTCACCTACGGCGCCAACCTGTTGGCCGCCGCCGCGGCCAACGCCACCCTCGACATCGTGCGGCAGCCCGAGTTCCTGGCGAACGTGACCCGCACGGGCGACTACATCATGCAGCGCCTCGACGACATGAAGCGCCGCTACCCGCAGATCGTCGACGTCCGCGGCGTCGGACTGATGATCGGCTTCGAGATCGCCGAAGCCGACGGCAAGCCCGCCGTGAAGCTCACCAACCACCTGGCCACCAAGGCCATGGACCACGGCCTGATCCTGCGCACCTCGCGCTACGGCTACGGCAACGTCCTCAAGATCCGCCCGCCGCTGATCCTCACCATGGACCAGGCCGAGGAGATCTGCGACAAGCTGGAGAACCTCTTCCTCGCGGAGCTGGCCCGATGA
- a CDS encoding HAD family hydrolase, translated as MKAVLFDMFGVIARVQSPESTAVLERTAGADPDRFWAAYWSERPPYDRGEVTGPGYWQAVFAHLDVPLDGRLTGELTAADLASWSEIDQRMVDLLGLLADQGLVLGLLSNIPEDLAARYEATQPWLERFAVRGLSCRIGSAKPEPAAYEWCVRALGLPPEEILFVDDRAENVDAARGLGLQGHVFTSPEELLVTLEAALT; from the coding sequence ATGAAAGCCGTCCTCTTCGACATGTTCGGTGTCATCGCCCGTGTCCAGTCGCCCGAGTCCACGGCCGTCCTGGAACGCACGGCCGGGGCCGACCCCGACCGCTTCTGGGCGGCGTACTGGTCCGAGCGGCCCCCCTACGACCGCGGCGAGGTCACCGGGCCCGGCTACTGGCAGGCGGTCTTCGCGCACCTGGACGTCCCGCTCGACGGGCGGCTGACCGGGGAACTGACCGCCGCCGACCTCGCCAGCTGGAGCGAGATCGACCAGCGCATGGTGGACCTGCTCGGCCTCCTCGCCGACCAGGGGCTCGTGCTCGGCCTCCTCTCCAACATCCCCGAGGACCTCGCCGCCCGGTACGAGGCCACCCAGCCGTGGCTGGAGCGGTTCGCGGTCCGCGGACTCTCCTGCCGGATCGGCAGCGCCAAGCCCGAACCCGCCGCCTACGAGTGGTGCGTCCGCGCACTCGGACTGCCGCCCGAAGAGATCCTGTTCGTCGACGACCGGGCCGAGAACGTGGACGCGGCGCGCGGACTCGGTCTCCAAGGACACGTGTTCACCTCACCGGAAGAACTGCTGGTCACGCTGGAGGCAGCGTTGACGTGA
- a CDS encoding GPP34 family phosphoprotein: MTAPAQLYALCVAAHGDFPPPHRATEAGRGLAGAMLLQGVLAGRLDLYDDRVRPTGRGRRGDPVLDAFLAHVERSPRDRAPSDWVERLAPAALVAPRPGLLPGSTEPPGGRAGIRPREALRRVRRSVAEPDRSALHPVAAGALLAASGLHDLCWPALSRDEASRRTLRAVAALGPSGLPVARAATAVSHSLSGSAGALAFPG, from the coding sequence GTGACGGCTCCCGCACAGCTCTACGCCCTGTGCGTCGCCGCGCACGGCGACTTCCCGCCACCGCACCGTGCGACCGAGGCGGGCCGGGGCCTCGCCGGTGCGATGCTGCTCCAGGGCGTGCTGGCCGGCCGGCTGGACCTGTACGACGACCGGGTCCGGCCGACCGGACGGGGCCGCCGCGGCGACCCGGTGCTGGACGCCTTCCTGGCGCACGTCGAGCGTTCCCCCCGGGACCGGGCGCCGTCCGACTGGGTGGAGCGCCTCGCTCCCGCGGCGCTCGTCGCCCCCCGCCCCGGACTGCTCCCGGGCAGCACCGAACCGCCCGGCGGGCGCGCCGGGATCCGGCCCCGCGAGGCGCTGCGCCGGGTGCGGCGGTCGGTGGCGGAGCCCGACCGCTCCGCCCTCCACCCGGTGGCCGCGGGCGCCCTGCTCGCGGCGTCCGGACTGCACGACCTGTGCTGGCCCGCCCTGTCCCGGGACGAGGCGTCCCGGCGCACCCTGCGGGCCGTGGCCGCACTGGGGCCCTCGGGGCTGCCCGTCGCGCGCGCCGCGACGGCCGTGTCCCATTCCCTGAGCGGCTCCGCCGGCGCTCTCGCCTTTCCCGGCTAG
- a CDS encoding inositol monophosphatase family protein — protein MSADTPMTADNPMVGDNPMKRLLTSLGQHVRAELLAYEATGRERSVHGDSPGGDAQFDVDEVAEQAVLDYLREHAHVPAALYTEDGSYVELAPDPQVLLVVDPIDGTRPTSAGLEMGMVSIAAAPYGDGKPTLADVDAACLVEIKSGAWLYGDDTDGLDSGGFATAVPRLSRNTDPTHMFWSIEFNGHPMDLMTAAYGHLVDSSANTGGIFVFNSSTFSISRIITGQLDAYVDIGNRVLRDHPDTEEAFLRVGRGSILHLFPYDIAAVVYLARQAGVVITDAYGDDLGSTSLVDLGPMNQKSCIAAATPELHEQLLDTIRWDLGRAAAAPVREES, from the coding sequence ATGAGCGCCGACACGCCGATGACCGCCGACAACCCGATGGTCGGCGACAACCCGATGAAGCGGCTGCTCACCTCCCTCGGACAGCACGTCCGCGCCGAACTCCTCGCCTACGAGGCCACCGGCCGCGAGCGCAGCGTCCACGGCGACTCGCCCGGCGGCGACGCCCAGTTCGACGTCGACGAGGTGGCCGAGCAGGCCGTACTGGACTACCTGCGCGAGCACGCCCACGTCCCCGCGGCCCTCTACACCGAGGACGGCTCCTACGTGGAGCTCGCCCCCGATCCGCAGGTCCTCCTCGTCGTCGACCCGATCGACGGCACCCGCCCCACCTCGGCCGGCCTCGAAATGGGCATGGTGTCCATCGCGGCCGCCCCCTATGGGGACGGCAAGCCCACCCTCGCCGACGTCGACGCCGCCTGCCTGGTCGAGATCAAGAGCGGCGCATGGCTCTACGGCGACGACACCGACGGCCTCGACAGCGGTGGATTCGCCACCGCGGTCCCGCGGCTGAGCCGGAACACCGACCCGACCCACATGTTCTGGTCGATCGAGTTCAACGGCCACCCGATGGACCTGATGACCGCGGCGTACGGCCACCTCGTGGACAGCTCGGCCAACACCGGCGGCATCTTCGTCTTCAACAGCAGCACCTTCTCCATCTCCCGCATCATCACCGGCCAGCTCGACGCCTACGTCGACATCGGCAACCGCGTGCTGCGCGACCACCCCGACACCGAAGAGGCGTTCCTGCGGGTAGGCCGCGGCTCGATCCTGCACCTCTTCCCCTACGACATCGCCGCCGTCGTCTACCTCGCCCGGCAGGCCGGCGTCGTCATCACGGACGCCTACGGCGACGACCTCGGCAGCACCTCGCTGGTCGACCTCGGCCCGATGAACCAGAAGTCCTGCATCGCCGCCGCCACCCCCGAACTCCACGAGCAGCTGCTCGACACCATCCGCTGGGACCTGGGCCGCGCCGCCGCCGCGCCCGTGAGGGAGGAATCATGA
- a CDS encoding beta-galactosidase, whose product MSPTPRATLAAALVPGTTRPVVVGEYPYYRAAPVNWGADLRELRALGVDVVSCYLPWRFHETGAQEGDRSFDFTGKTDPQCDVVGLLELAAAAGLGVLLKPGPFIHAEVQLGGLPDRLCGPGHTPYQGLDGTVLTSQGKPLPSLLDPAVQAETETWLKAVADEVVAGAAAPDGPVVALQLGNEGTCGDAHLPVDAQDASPAARRAFARWLTGRGLPDEAALATEDVTRWTSATRQQWSRWSGQAIVDLWDRISALFPEGPARLANVPLTAVAAPRAALDAWAARQRAVRGSGYFVGHTEWIGNPARETEAFGSHLAGILLGGTDVVEANWGFTWTDESFARPATPVFNALLALLLGSTTVSVYTACATENWGPLVDMDPDGLRAEGVDPALHAPPYTPGAPLAEGGAHQANAQGLRLLAAFLERHGALLAGSVLDRDAVVLVDRALPEAGAWQRTGRTVLVELADAVHRQLADSGRLIGLGWLDERPAHAADGTPVPVAVVRAGHPDGDGPGELTLPAGEPADGAAAAFLAAFADALPAPAGPRWTTAHGRARVLSRSGPDGVRVIGAFNPTDADDRVTGTGGGWTLDLPAGSAAVLVTRDGALVGWLATPEEPSVTPAALLWGGEQADAMRVRAS is encoded by the coding sequence ATGAGCCCGACCCCGCGCGCCACGCTTGCCGCAGCGCTCGTCCCCGGCACCACCCGGCCCGTCGTCGTCGGCGAGTACCCGTACTACCGGGCCGCCCCCGTCAACTGGGGCGCCGACCTGCGCGAACTGCGGGCCCTCGGCGTGGACGTCGTCTCCTGCTACCTCCCGTGGCGCTTCCACGAGACGGGTGCGCAGGAGGGCGACCGTTCCTTCGACTTCACCGGGAAGACCGACCCGCAGTGCGACGTCGTCGGGCTGCTGGAGCTGGCCGCCGCCGCCGGACTGGGCGTCCTCCTCAAGCCCGGCCCCTTCATCCACGCCGAGGTGCAGCTCGGCGGCCTGCCCGACCGCCTCTGCGGCCCCGGACACACCCCCTACCAGGGGCTGGACGGCACCGTCCTCACCTCGCAGGGCAAGCCGCTGCCCAGCCTCCTCGACCCGGCCGTCCAGGCCGAGACCGAGACCTGGCTGAAGGCCGTCGCCGACGAGGTCGTCGCCGGGGCCGCAGCGCCCGACGGCCCCGTCGTCGCCCTCCAGCTCGGCAACGAGGGCACCTGCGGCGACGCCCACCTCCCCGTGGACGCCCAGGACGCCTCGCCGGCCGCCCGCCGGGCCTTCGCCCGCTGGCTGACCGGACGCGGCCTGCCCGACGAGGCAGCCCTCGCCACCGAGGACGTCACCCGGTGGACCAGCGCCACGCGACAGCAGTGGTCCCGCTGGTCCGGCCAGGCCATCGTCGACCTGTGGGACCGGATCTCCGCGCTCTTCCCCGAAGGCCCGGCCCGGCTGGCCAACGTCCCCCTGACCGCGGTCGCCGCACCGCGCGCCGCCCTCGACGCCTGGGCCGCCCGGCAGCGCGCCGTGCGAGGCTCCGGGTACTTCGTCGGCCACACCGAATGGATCGGCAACCCGGCCAGGGAGACCGAGGCCTTCGGCTCCCACCTGGCCGGGATCCTCCTCGGCGGCACCGACGTGGTCGAGGCGAACTGGGGGTTCACCTGGACCGACGAGTCCTTCGCCCGGCCGGCGACCCCCGTCTTCAACGCCCTGCTGGCTCTCCTGCTGGGCTCCACCACCGTCAGCGTCTACACGGCCTGCGCCACGGAGAACTGGGGCCCGCTGGTCGACATGGACCCCGACGGGCTGCGCGCCGAAGGGGTGGACCCCGCCCTGCACGCACCGCCGTACACCCCCGGTGCACCGCTCGCCGAGGGCGGTGCCCACCAGGCCAACGCCCAGGGCCTGCGGCTGCTGGCCGCGTTCCTCGAACGCCACGGCGCCCTGCTGGCCGGCTCCGTCCTGGACCGCGACGCGGTGGTCCTCGTCGACCGGGCCCTGCCCGAAGCCGGCGCCTGGCAGCGCACCGGCCGCACCGTCCTCGTGGAACTCGCCGACGCCGTGCACCGCCAACTGGCCGACTCCGGACGGCTGATCGGGCTCGGCTGGCTCGACGAGCGGCCGGCCCACGCCGCCGACGGCACCCCCGTCCCCGTCGCCGTGGTGCGGGCCGGGCACCCCGACGGAGACGGCCCCGGCGAGCTGACGCTGCCCGCCGGTGAGCCCGCGGACGGCGCGGCCGCCGCGTTCCTCGCCGCGTTCGCCGACGCGCTTCCGGCTCCGGCCGGCCCGCGCTGGACCACGGCGCACGGCAGGGCCCGCGTCCTGAGCCGGTCCGGCCCGGACGGCGTCCGCGTCATCGGCGCCTTCAACCCCACCGACGCCGACGACCGGGTCACCGGCACCGGCGGTGGCTGGACGCTGGACCTGCCCGCCGGGTCCGCCGCGGTCCTCGTCACCCGCGACGGCGCACTCGTGGGATGGCTCGCCACCCCCGAGGAGCCGTCCGTCACCCCCGCCGCCCTCCTGTGGGGCGGCGAGCAGGCCGACGCGATGCGCGTCCGGGCCTCCTGA
- a CDS encoding MFS transporter yields MTASPEADLPEGGKPLLTTVAIVASCLAFVVIGALQALYGPAIPALRDEFGISPAVAGLSLSAHFVGALLGVLIYHLLRGRLNNRVLLGGSYVLMAVGAAAFAFSPSWALALAGTFVIGLGFGGIDYGLNQLFAVGFGHRSTAMLNLLNGHFGIGAIAGPALIGWLGADSYPEIFIGTGVISLLILVTLGGVAAREPDPAPVDGAPTGGARVLPIIAVFIGIYVLHVAIETGVGGWEPTHLEAVGYGAATAATATSAYWAAMTLGRFVAAPISLRWSAPSILLVCCIGMAGFLLLATVPAFAPYAYFGVGLMIAPIFPTCLPWLNRAVPGVGAAGAYVIAASMIGGVAFPPLLGAVIDTMEVKTVPLLLFLLAVVCGVLSLWLRRNAPDPGGVPGPRDAGRTDAVTTPLNP; encoded by the coding sequence ATGACCGCCAGCCCTGAGGCCGACCTGCCAGAAGGAGGGAAGCCCCTCCTCACCACCGTTGCGATCGTCGCCTCGTGCCTGGCGTTCGTGGTGATCGGCGCCCTCCAGGCGCTCTACGGTCCGGCGATCCCGGCCCTGCGGGACGAGTTCGGCATCAGCCCGGCCGTGGCCGGGCTCAGCCTCAGCGCCCACTTCGTCGGCGCCCTCCTCGGAGTGCTGATCTACCACCTCCTGCGGGGCCGTCTGAACAACCGGGTGCTGCTCGGCGGCTCCTACGTGCTGATGGCCGTCGGCGCCGCCGCCTTCGCGTTCTCCCCGAGCTGGGCCCTCGCCCTCGCCGGCACGTTCGTCATCGGCCTGGGCTTCGGCGGCATCGACTACGGCCTCAACCAGCTCTTCGCCGTCGGCTTCGGCCACCGCAGCACCGCCATGCTCAACCTGCTGAACGGGCACTTCGGCATCGGTGCGATCGCCGGCCCCGCCCTGATCGGCTGGCTCGGCGCGGACAGCTATCCGGAGATCTTCATCGGCACCGGCGTGATCAGCCTGCTGATCCTCGTCACCCTCGGCGGGGTGGCCGCCCGGGAGCCCGACCCCGCCCCCGTGGACGGCGCCCCGACAGGAGGCGCCCGGGTGCTCCCGATCATCGCGGTGTTCATCGGCATCTACGTCCTGCACGTCGCCATCGAGACCGGCGTCGGCGGCTGGGAGCCCACCCACCTCGAAGCCGTCGGGTACGGCGCCGCCACCGCAGCGACCGCGACCTCCGCCTACTGGGCCGCCATGACCCTCGGCCGGTTCGTCGCCGCTCCGATCAGCCTGCGCTGGTCCGCGCCGTCGATCCTCCTCGTCTGCTGCATCGGCATGGCCGGCTTCCTCCTCCTGGCGACGGTCCCGGCGTTCGCCCCGTACGCGTACTTCGGCGTCGGCCTGATGATCGCGCCGATCTTCCCGACCTGTCTGCCCTGGCTGAACCGCGCCGTGCCCGGCGTGGGCGCCGCCGGCGCCTACGTGATCGCCGCCTCGATGATCGGCGGGGTGGCGTTCCCGCCCCTGCTCGGCGCCGTCATCGACACGATGGAGGTGAAGACGGTGCCGCTCCTGCTGTTCCTGCTCGCCGTCGTCTGCGGCGTGCTGAGCCTGTGGCTGCGCCGCAACGCCCCCGACCCCGGTGGTGTGCCCGGCCCGCGCGACGCCGGGCGTACGGACGCCGTCACCACACCCCTGAACCCGTAG
- a CDS encoding aminotransferase class III-fold pyridoxal phosphate-dependent enzyme: MNPNPHAAPGPVPHLRPAGPQTLGILADLIAQEQPVFAMPSWFVTTESAQAGHLVSEFVRELGGRPPGTHYRSFFANSRYEALHGAVKLLRHRAAATAAAHRGRVLVLDPDGTLARRTDPLGEGPDRALAPGLLTHTTVAGLRTALHGTTVCGLVVRAPELLDAGALAAVVELARTARATGARVVVDLSDVAPDSPVDPAVTALRPDLVVLGESLTGYEVPFGAFTGTHDTFAPWTTPQTGFLHSNTYGGNSVAVRAVGARLRPRWDAAAPVHRVLAAATADRQATLDLYARHVNPMAVRMHRKLHGALNVVRAKGSRLTVRLDSGRELDLVDGLCGAGLGVAGHNPADALTDVVRDHDPARDHVRELEQVLARETGLPHAFPAVSGASAVESAITLARLARPGRRRIVVFKHNYGGKTLVSLLATAAGRTRAPFGPLYDDIRYIDPFTPHAVDDFRKEAATGEIGLVWIELVHGSSDAYAPIPGPLLDAVTAGRAEQGYLVGVDEVLTSYYRCGTRFAHHGRLPDIDLMSLSKALSYGCFPTGAALVSDEVYDAARAANPQLVEELRTHHAHALGAHFALQAIRQVDALGLPERVRALSDLVAAGLAAMDTGPHGVIGRRFAEGMLGRFEPRVPGALGRFVDPEGEWMTYALILWWITRARAFVVYDVFLLPLTATEREIFQVMRGARRLSRTGPARLLAHAVLFRLGQRLSGLLKPGPSRTPAPSRSTV; the protein is encoded by the coding sequence ATGAACCCGAACCCCCACGCCGCCCCCGGCCCGGTACCGCACCTGCGCCCGGCCGGCCCGCAGACCCTCGGCATCCTGGCCGACCTCATCGCGCAGGAACAGCCCGTCTTCGCCATGCCGTCCTGGTTCGTGACCACCGAGTCCGCCCAGGCCGGCCACCTCGTCAGCGAGTTCGTCAGGGAACTGGGCGGCCGCCCGCCCGGCACCCACTACCGCAGCTTCTTCGCCAACTCCCGCTACGAGGCCCTGCACGGCGCCGTCAAACTCCTGCGCCACCGCGCCGCCGCGACCGCCGCCGCCCACCGGGGCCGCGTCCTGGTCCTGGACCCCGACGGCACCCTCGCCCGCCGTACCGACCCGCTCGGCGAAGGCCCCGACCGCGCCCTCGCCCCCGGCCTCCTCACCCACACCACCGTGGCCGGCCTGCGCACCGCCCTGCACGGCACGACCGTGTGCGGGCTCGTCGTCCGCGCCCCCGAACTCCTCGACGCGGGCGCCCTGGCCGCCGTCGTCGAACTGGCCCGTACCGCACGCGCCACCGGAGCCCGCGTCGTCGTCGACCTCAGCGACGTCGCCCCGGACAGCCCCGTCGACCCCGCCGTCACCGCGCTGCGCCCCGACCTCGTCGTCCTGGGCGAATCCCTCACCGGGTACGAGGTCCCGTTCGGCGCCTTCACCGGTACCCACGACACGTTCGCGCCGTGGACCACCCCGCAGACCGGGTTCCTGCACTCCAACACCTACGGCGGCAACAGCGTCGCCGTGCGCGCCGTCGGCGCCCGGCTGCGCCCCCGCTGGGACGCCGCCGCCCCGGTGCACCGCGTCCTCGCGGCGGCCACCGCCGACCGGCAGGCCACCCTCGACCTGTACGCCCGCCACGTGAACCCGATGGCGGTCCGCATGCACCGCAAGCTGCACGGCGCGCTCAACGTCGTCCGCGCCAAGGGCTCCCGGCTCACCGTCCGTCTCGACTCCGGCCGCGAACTGGACCTGGTCGACGGACTGTGCGGGGCCGGGCTCGGCGTGGCCGGCCACAACCCGGCCGACGCGCTGACCGACGTCGTACGCGATCACGACCCCGCCCGGGACCACGTCCGCGAGCTCGAACAGGTCCTGGCCCGCGAAACCGGCCTGCCCCACGCCTTCCCCGCCGTCAGCGGCGCGTCCGCGGTCGAGAGCGCCATCACCCTGGCCCGACTCGCCCGCCCCGGCAGGCGGCGCATCGTCGTCTTCAAGCACAACTACGGCGGCAAGACCCTCGTCTCCCTGCTGGCCACCGCCGCCGGACGCACCCGCGCGCCCTTCGGCCCCCTCTACGACGACATCCGCTACATCGACCCCTTCACCCCGCACGCCGTCGACGACTTCCGCAAGGAGGCGGCCACCGGCGAGATCGGACTCGTGTGGATCGAACTGGTCCACGGCAGCTCCGACGCCTACGCCCCGATCCCCGGACCGCTCCTCGACGCCGTCACCGCCGGCCGGGCCGAACAGGGCTACCTCGTCGGCGTCGACGAGGTCCTGACGTCCTACTACCGCTGCGGAACCCGCTTCGCCCACCACGGCCGGCTCCCCGACATCGACCTCATGAGCCTGTCCAAGGCCCTGAGCTACGGCTGCTTCCCCACGGGTGCCGCCCTCGTCTCCGACGAGGTGTACGACGCCGCCCGCGCGGCCAACCCGCAGCTGGTCGAGGAACTGCGCACCCACCACGCCCACGCCCTGGGCGCCCACTTCGCGCTCCAGGCCATCCGCCAGGTCGACGCCCTCGGCCTGCCCGAACGGGTCCGGGCCCTGTCGGACCTCGTGGCCGCCGGACTCGCCGCGATGGACACCGGGCCGCACGGAGTGATCGGCCGCCGCTTCGCCGAAGGCATGCTCGGCCGGTTCGAACCACGCGTCCCCGGAGCGCTCGGCCGCTTCGTCGACCCCGAGGGCGAGTGGATGACGTACGCCCTGATCCTCTGGTGGATCACCCGTGCCCGGGCCTTCGTCGTCTACGACGTGTTCCTGCTGCCCCTGACCGCCACCGAGCGGGAGATCTTCCAGGTCATGCGCGGCGCCCGCAGGCTCTCCCGCACCGGCCCGGCCCGGCTCCTGGCCCACGCCGTCCTGTTCCGGCTCGGCCAACGGCTGTCCGGCCTGCTGAAGCCCGGCCCGTCCCGCACCCCCGCACCTTCGAGGAGCACCGTATGA
- a CDS encoding zinc-dependent alcohol dehydrogenase → MKALTLTADRTLALVDHPKPEPLAADDVVIRVTQSGICGTDRSVLVGKFPAETGVVMGHEAVGVVDSTGPGVTRFAVGDRVIVNPTLYCGNCPTCLEGHWNFCSRKTGTEVGLDYDGSFAEFIRLPELFCHAIPDDMDFDRAVVVEPLACALNNIEAGRLAAGETAVVVGGGPMGVVTAMAAQRYGATVLLVEPDPVRGRLGQEIFDAPEFGGRVTVHTPDDPALTERGDLVVDSVGNLLEQSIGYAAVRGRVVVMGFNSNASATVRPLTLLQRGLQIIGAGDYNSMIFPKAVELARQLPLERVVTHRFALADHEEAFKALAAVPGAEYTALKVVLVPPHDGAAV, encoded by the coding sequence ATGAAGGCCCTGACGCTCACCGCCGACCGCACGCTCGCCCTCGTCGACCACCCCAAGCCGGAGCCGCTGGCCGCGGACGACGTCGTCATCCGCGTCACCCAGAGCGGCATCTGCGGGACCGACCGCAGCGTCCTCGTCGGCAAGTTCCCCGCCGAGACCGGTGTCGTCATGGGCCACGAGGCCGTCGGCGTCGTCGATTCCACGGGCCCGGGCGTCACCCGCTTCGCCGTCGGCGACCGGGTCATCGTCAACCCCACCCTGTACTGCGGAAACTGCCCCACCTGCCTCGAAGGCCACTGGAACTTCTGCAGCCGCAAGACCGGGACCGAGGTGGGCCTGGACTACGACGGCTCCTTCGCCGAGTTCATCCGCCTCCCCGAGCTCTTCTGCCACGCGATCCCCGACGACATGGACTTCGACCGCGCCGTCGTCGTCGAACCGCTCGCCTGCGCACTCAACAACATCGAGGCCGGCCGCCTGGCGGCCGGCGAGACCGCCGTCGTCGTCGGTGGCGGCCCCATGGGCGTGGTCACCGCCATGGCCGCCCAGCGCTACGGCGCCACGGTCCTCCTCGTCGAACCCGACCCGGTACGCGGCCGGCTCGGCCAGGAGATCTTCGACGCCCCCGAGTTCGGCGGCCGCGTCACCGTCCACACCCCGGACGACCCCGCCCTCACCGAACGCGGCGACCTCGTCGTCGACTCCGTGGGCAACCTCCTGGAGCAGAGCATCGGCTACGCCGCCGTGCGCGGCCGCGTCGTCGTCATGGGCTTCAACAGCAACGCCTCCGCCACCGTCCGGCCGCTCACCCTGCTCCAGCGCGGCCTGCAGATCATCGGCGCCGGCGACTACAACAGCATGATCTTCCCCAAGGCCGTCGAGCTGGCCCGGCAGCTGCCCCTGGAGCGCGTGGTCACCCACCGCTTCGCCCTCGCCGACCACGAAGAGGCGTTCAAGGCCCTCGCCGCCGTCCCCGGCGCCGAGTACACCGCCCTGAAGGTCGTCCTCGTACCTCCGCACGACGGAGCGGCCGTATGA
- a CDS encoding nuclear transport factor 2 family protein has translation MSTQNVEVIRTFFRLFDEGRLADIEPLLAPDFEWVYHGPASLPWAGVYRGVEGFRAFFAIVRELIRVQECAAYDYLDAGDRVVVLGVSRTHVLANGARYEAQWMNVFTVRDGLISRYLDLFDTASVVEALERDPQEVTSAP, from the coding sequence ATGAGCACGCAGAACGTCGAAGTGATCCGCACCTTCTTCCGGCTGTTCGACGAGGGCCGCCTCGCCGACATCGAGCCGCTGCTCGCCCCCGACTTCGAGTGGGTCTACCACGGCCCCGCCTCGCTGCCGTGGGCCGGCGTCTACCGGGGCGTCGAGGGTTTCCGGGCGTTCTTCGCCATCGTCCGCGAGCTGATCCGGGTCCAGGAGTGCGCGGCCTACGACTACCTCGACGCCGGGGACCGGGTCGTGGTCCTGGGCGTGAGCCGCACCCACGTCCTGGCCAACGGCGCACGCTACGAAGCCCAGTGGATGAACGTCTTCACCGTCCGCGACGGACTCATCTCCCGCTACCTCGACCTCTTCGACACCGCCAGTGTCGTCGAGGCCCTGGAACGCGACCCGCAGGAGGTGACCTCGGCCCCGTGA